One genomic region from Harpia harpyja isolate bHarHar1 chromosome 1, bHarHar1 primary haplotype, whole genome shotgun sequence encodes:
- the CSRNP1 gene encoding cysteine/serine-rich nuclear protein 1 — MSGVLKRKYEELGDDSTYCSSSSCSPLSSSASSGWESDEESSRGEPKPSSALTPSFTPTSILKKSKRLKKNNVEFDRVTVFYFPRCQGFTSVPSRGGCTLGMVSKHSSSRQFTLAEFSKEQENVRREKLEEKLKEEKLEALKWKLTMNGTKESEEANQLTIEDISDDDIDVSNVDLEDGFFLQPYPAKKRRALLKAVGVKKIDKEEKRELHNIRLSREDCGCDCREVCDPETCSCSLAGIKCQMDHTSFPCGCTKDGCGNTEGRIEFNQARVQTHFIHTIMKLELEKQQQSSEKVAEAEPPFRERLPPLGCATGKGSLEERAVPLAPAFQFSPDLEALGENSCSSDMTDSSISSHPSEDLEEPYESLPSDKSQSDVDDDGLARILHFNDSDAEEEGGRGQDDLSCFHTADFFIEDHSGEAKPVPGHLSHLSECLDENANQDGGGLLEDAAHARCDGLSCCASSPAEPCSKSYADLSLSSDSLDFFQSFSDYNLGPLYNSLKEYENLDNFSALQFQLPNFPSFPQAGDQGSCFLESLIGLSESVPETPAPFTDNQLLEDAIKSSLMETVKV, encoded by the exons ATGAGCGGAGTATTGAAAAGGAAGTACGAAGAGCTGGGGGATGACAGTACctactgctcctcctcctcctgctcccccctctcctcctcagCATCTTCGGGCTGGGAGTCGGACGAGGAGAGCTCCCGCGGAGAGCCCAAGCCCAGCTCTGCCTTAACGCCCAGCTTCACCC CCACGTCTATCTTGAAGAAATCCAAGCGACTAAAGAAGAACAATGTGGAGTTTGACCGGGTCACTGTGTTTTACTTCCCACGCTGCCAGGGGTTCACGAGCGTGCCTAGTCGTGGAGGCTGTACCCTGGGGATGGTGAGCAAACACAGCTCCTCCCGGCAGTTCACGCTAGCGGAGTTTTCAAAGGAGCAGGAAAACGTTCGTCGGGAGAAACtcgaagagaaattaaaagaggAGAAGTTGGAAGCGTTGAAATGGAAA CTAACCATGAACGGCACGAAGGAGTCGGAGGAGGCCAACCAGCTCACCATCGAAGACATCTCTGATGACGACATTGATGTCAGCAACGTGGACCTGGAGGATGGCTTCTTCCTCCAGCCCTACCCCGCCAAGAAGAGACGCGCGCTGCTGAAAGCCGTGGGGGTGAAGAAGATCGACAAGGAAGAGAAGCGGGAGCTGCACAACATCCGCCTGTCCCGGGAGGACTGCGGCTGCGACTGCCGGGAGGTCTGCGACCCGGAGACCTGCAGCTGCAGCTTGGCAGGCATTAAATGTCAG ATGGATCACACCTCCTTCCCCTGCGGCTGCACCAAGGACGGCTGCGGCAACACCGAGGGCAGGATCGAGTTCAACCAGGCCCGCGTGCAGACCCACTTCATCCACACCATCATGaagctggagctggagaagcagcagcagagcagcgaGAAGGTGGCGGAGGCCGAGCCCCCTTTTCGGGAGCGGCTCCCGCCCTTGGGATGTGCAACGGGTAAGGGCTCCTTGGAGGAGCGTGCGGTGCCGCTGGCACCCGCCTTCCAGTTCAGCCCTGACCTGGAGGCTCTGGGGGAGAACAGCTGCAGCAGCGACATGACGgactcctccatctcctcccaccccagcgAGGACCTGGAGGAGCCCTACGAGAGCCTCCCCTCTGACAAATCCCAGTCGGATGTGGACGACGACGGCTTGGCGCGCATCCTCCACTTCAACGACTCGGATGCCGAGGAGGAGGGTGGCCGTGGCCAGGATGACCTAAGCTGCTTCCACACCGCCGACTTCTTCATCGAGGACCACAGCGGCGAGGCCAAGCCTGTCCCCGGCCACTTGTCCCACCTCTCCGAGTGCCTGGATGAGAACGCCAACCAGGACGGCGGGGGTTTGCTGGAGGATGCTGCCCATGCGCGGTGCGATGGGCTGTCGTGCTGCGCCTCATCCCCGGCTGAGCCCTGCTCCAAGAGCTACGCCgacctcagcctttcctctgaCTCCTTGGATTTCTTCCAGTCCTTCTCGGACTATAACTTGGGACCCCTTTACAACTCCTTAAAGGAGTATGAGAACCTTGATAACTTCTCAGCGTTACAGTTTCAGTTGCCTAATTTCCCCAGCTTCCCGCAAGCCGGAGATCAGGGCTCCTGTTTCTTGGAGTCCCTCATCGGCTTGTCCGAATCCGTCCCTGAAACCCCGGCCCCTTTCACAGACAATCAACTTTTGGAGGATGCCATCAAGTCATCATTGATGGAGACGGTGAAAGTGTGA